The following proteins are encoded in a genomic region of Lytechinus variegatus isolate NC3 chromosome 7, Lvar_3.0, whole genome shotgun sequence:
- the LOC121419099 gene encoding pleckstrin homology domain-containing protein 1-like, whose amino-acid sequence MAAKPGRNGSCSSHASERSSACSSSNSSGSKNNTLSTRSSHDIYDLDDTKCGWLLKRSRVSKKWKKRWFALRRDELIYGHNSESLDKSIPLDGTDISDSIMDQKLFVFKLQPLNYNRSFFLQAENEADQLEWMSAICFAKATSHQTDKSKSCVLQ is encoded by the exons ATGGCTGCCAAACCAGGGAGGAACGGCTCCTGCTCTTCTCACGCCTCAGAGAGATCTTCTGCCTGTTCTTCCTCCAATTCATCAGGCTCCAAGAACAACACTTTAAGCACGAGAAGTAGCCATGATATTTATGACTTGGATGACACAAAATGCGGCTGGTTATTGAAAAGATCCCGGGTGTCGAAAAAATGGAAAAAGCGTTGGTTCGCGTTGAGGAGGGATGAGCTCATTTATGGACACAACTCAGAG TCATTGGACAAAAGCATACCATTGGATGGGACAGACATTTCAGATTCAATCATGGACCAAAAGTTGTTTGTGTTCAAACTCCAGCCACTGAACTACAATCGGTCCTTCTTTCTGCAAGCAGAAAATGAAGCCGACCAGTTGGAGTGGATGTCGGCCATTTGTTTTGCCAAAGCAACCAGTCATCAAACTGACAAGTCAAAGTCATGTGTTCTACAGTGA